From the Pseudomonas sp. SORT22 genome, one window contains:
- a CDS encoding amino acid permease, with product MASLQQKKQRSLQHGLTSRQVSMISIAGIIGAGLFIGSSTAIATAGPAILISYTMTGLLVLLVMRMLGEMAIANPNSGSFSTYASQAIGPWAGFTIGWLYWWFWVLIIPVEAIAGADILHAYFPGVPSWLFAFLIMIVLSGTNLISVKNFGEFEYWFALIKVIAILAFIGVCTLAVFGFWPLAEVSGVQQLWATGGFMPNGFGAVLGGVLVTIFSFFGAEIVTIAADETSNPKDKIRRATNLVVYRIAIFYIVSIFFIVSLVAWNDPGLKAVGSFQRVLEVLNVPGAKLMVDLVVLVAVTSCMNSGLYTASRMLYSLGSRGEALKMTKRISGNGVPTVAVILSTFAGFAGCLVNYVFPGKVFGFLLSTTGAIALLVYLVIAVSQLRMRAITDRQGTELAFKMWLFPWLTWLVIGLITLVLGYMLISPAYRYETLMTAGVTLAILLISLTRRKTPASEAAGSPAVSAKGL from the coding sequence ATGGCATCGCTACAACAAAAGAAACAGCGTTCGCTGCAACACGGTCTGACCTCGCGCCAGGTGTCGATGATCTCCATTGCCGGGATCATCGGCGCCGGGCTGTTCATTGGCTCGTCAACGGCCATCGCCACCGCCGGGCCGGCCATTCTGATTTCCTACACCATGACCGGCCTGCTGGTGCTATTGGTGATGCGCATGCTCGGGGAGATGGCCATCGCCAACCCCAACAGCGGCTCGTTCTCCACCTACGCCAGCCAGGCCATCGGGCCCTGGGCCGGGTTTACCATCGGCTGGCTGTACTGGTGGTTCTGGGTGCTGATCATTCCGGTCGAGGCGATTGCCGGTGCCGATATCCTGCATGCCTACTTCCCCGGCGTGCCGTCGTGGCTGTTCGCCTTTCTGATCATGATCGTGCTGTCGGGCACCAACCTGATCAGCGTGAAGAACTTCGGCGAGTTCGAGTACTGGTTCGCGCTGATCAAGGTCATTGCCATTCTTGCCTTTATTGGCGTCTGCACCCTGGCGGTGTTCGGCTTCTGGCCACTGGCCGAAGTCTCCGGCGTGCAGCAACTGTGGGCCACTGGCGGCTTCATGCCCAACGGCTTTGGCGCGGTGCTCGGCGGCGTGCTGGTGACCATTTTCTCGTTCTTCGGCGCCGAGATCGTCACCATCGCCGCCGACGAAACGTCCAACCCCAAGGACAAGATCCGCAGGGCCACCAACCTGGTGGTGTACCGCATCGCGATCTTCTACATCGTCTCGATCTTCTTCATCGTTTCGCTGGTAGCCTGGAACGACCCGGGCCTCAAGGCCGTTGGCTCGTTCCAGCGCGTGCTGGAAGTGCTCAACGTGCCGGGCGCCAAGCTGATGGTCGACCTGGTGGTGCTGGTGGCGGTGACCAGTTGCATGAACTCGGGGCTTTATACCGCCTCGCGCATGCTCTACTCGCTGGGCTCGCGGGGCGAGGCGCTGAAGATGACCAAGCGTATCTCCGGCAATGGCGTGCCGACCGTGGCGGTGATTCTCTCGACCTTCGCAGGCTTTGCCGGTTGCCTGGTCAACTATGTGTTCCCGGGCAAGGTCTTCGGCTTCTTGCTCTCGACCACCGGCGCCATCGCCTTGCTGGTGTACCTGGTGATTGCTGTGTCGCAGCTGCGCATGCGCGCCATCACCGATCGCCAGGGCACGGAGCTTGCGTTCAAGATGTGGCTGTTCCCGTGGCTGACCTGGCTGGTCATCGGCCTGATTACCCTGGTGCTCGGCTACATGCTGATCAGCCCGGCCTACCGCTATGAAACCCTGATGACCGCGGGGGTGACCCTGGCCATCCTGCTGATCTCGCTGACCCGCCGTAAAACACCGGCCAGCGAGGCGGCCGGCAGCCCGGCGGTATCGGCCAAAGGCCTCTAG
- a CDS encoding aldehyde dehydrogenase family protein — MVAELLTRLGVPESLYNGGTHAVFTPIDGSQIAALTLEDKAAVTRRIDAAHGAFLRWRDVPAPRRGELVRLFGEVLREHKAALGELVSIEAGKITQEGLGEVQEMIDICDFAVGLSRQLYGLTIASERPGHHMRETWHPLGVVGVISAFNFPVAVWAWNTTLALVCGNAVVWKPSEKTPLTALACQALFEKALKAFGDAPEGLSQLIIGDREAGEALVDDPRVPLVSATGSTRMGREVGPRVAARFGRSILELGGNNAMILAPSADLDLAVRGILFSAVGTAGQRCTTLRRLIVHRSIKDEVVARVKAAYAKVRIGDPRKDNLVGPLIDKQSFSAMHNALTQARDEGGQVFGGERQLQEQYPNAYYVAPAIVEMPGQSAVVRHETFAPILYVLAYDEFEEALRLNNEVPQGLSSCIFTTDLREAERFQSAAGSDCGIANVNIGTSGAEIGGAFGGEKETGGGRESGSDSWKAYMRRQTNTVNYSRELPLAQGIVFD; from the coding sequence ATGGTTGCTGAACTACTTACCCGTTTGGGCGTGCCTGAAAGTTTATATAACGGCGGCACTCATGCTGTTTTTACGCCCATCGACGGCAGCCAGATCGCAGCGCTTACCCTGGAAGACAAAGCGGCGGTAACCCGTCGTATCGACGCCGCCCATGGGGCCTTCTTGCGCTGGCGTGATGTGCCGGCGCCACGGCGTGGCGAACTGGTGCGGCTGTTCGGCGAAGTGCTGCGTGAGCACAAGGCTGCACTCGGCGAGCTGGTGTCGATCGAAGCCGGCAAGATCACCCAGGAAGGCCTGGGCGAAGTGCAGGAAATGATCGACATCTGCGACTTCGCCGTCGGCCTGTCGCGTCAGCTCTATGGCCTGACTATCGCCTCCGAGCGCCCGGGCCACCATATGCGTGAAACCTGGCACCCGTTGGGCGTGGTTGGAGTGATCAGCGCCTTCAACTTCCCCGTCGCGGTCTGGGCCTGGAACACCACCCTGGCATTGGTGTGCGGCAACGCCGTGGTCTGGAAGCCGTCGGAGAAAACCCCGCTGACCGCGCTGGCCTGCCAGGCGCTGTTCGAAAAAGCCCTGAAAGCCTTTGGCGATGCGCCAGAAGGCCTGAGCCAGTTGATCATCGGTGATCGTGAGGCCGGCGAAGCGCTGGTCGACGATCCGCGCGTGCCGCTGGTCAGCGCCACCGGCAGCACCCGCATGGGCCGTGAAGTCGGCCCGCGGGTGGCTGCACGTTTCGGCCGCAGCATCCTTGAACTGGGTGGCAACAACGCGATGATTCTTGCACCGAGTGCCGACCTGGATCTGGCCGTGCGCGGCATCCTCTTCAGCGCCGTCGGTACTGCTGGCCAGCGCTGCACCACCTTGCGCCGGCTGATCGTCCATCGCTCGATCAAGGACGAAGTGGTTGCTCGGGTCAAAGCCGCCTACGCCAAGGTTCGTATCGGCGACCCGCGTAAAGACAACCTGGTCGGTCCGCTGATCGACAAGCAGTCCTTCAGCGCCATGCACAATGCCCTGACCCAGGCCCGCGATGAAGGCGGCCAGGTATTCGGTGGCGAGCGGCAGCTGCAGGAGCAGTACCCGAATGCCTACTACGTGGCCCCGGCGATCGTCGAGATGCCTGGCCAGAGCGCCGTGGTACGCCATGAAACCTTCGCACCGATCCTCTACGTGCTGGCCTACGACGAGTTCGAAGAAGCCCTGCGCCTGAACAACGAAGTGCCGCAAGGCTTGTCGTCGTGCATCTTCACCACCGACCTGCGCGAAGCCGAGCGCTTCCAGAGCGCCGCGGGCAGTGACTGCGGGATTGCCAACGTCAACATCGGCACCAGCGGTGCGGAGATTGGCGGCGCCTTTGGCGGTGAGAAGGAAACCGGCGGTGGCCGTGAGTCGGGCTCGGATTCGTGGAAGGCCTACATGCGCCGGCAGACCAATACCGTGAACTATTCCCGCGAGCTGCCGTTGGCGCAGGGGATTGTCTTCGACTGA
- a CDS encoding LysR substrate-binding domain-containing protein, translating to MSKRLMPSTTALQCFEAAARHLSFTRAAQELHLTQSAVSKQVAQLEEMLSHPLFQRIRRRLHLTPAGALYLAEVNKILVQLDMSSRYILSYGGETEVLRIATQPTFGERWLVPNLKGFGERHPRIHLDIRNELEPFDLVQAKADIAFFFGQGTWPGATCIELFKEQVVPVCAPDLLVRQHFDSAESLTEHRLLQCTSRPEAWHEWFLGQGLHSQNSYHGPRFDTFYMCIRAAQAGCGIALVPRYLVAEELAEGKLAIPWNHPKTSEGSHFIAHAEHAAEVPKVRAFVEWIVERVGSGGQVPELKE from the coding sequence ATGTCCAAACGACTGATGCCCTCCACCACCGCCCTGCAGTGCTTCGAAGCCGCCGCCCGGCACCTGAGTTTTACCCGTGCAGCCCAAGAGCTGCACCTGACCCAGAGCGCGGTGAGCAAGCAGGTCGCGCAGCTTGAAGAGATGCTCTCGCACCCGCTGTTCCAGCGCATCCGCCGGCGCCTGCACCTGACCCCGGCCGGCGCCCTGTACCTGGCCGAGGTGAACAAGATCCTGGTGCAACTGGACATGTCCAGCCGCTACATCCTCAGTTATGGCGGCGAGACCGAAGTGCTGCGCATCGCCACCCAGCCGACCTTCGGCGAGCGTTGGCTGGTGCCTAATCTCAAGGGCTTCGGCGAGCGCCATCCGCGTATTCACCTGGACATCCGCAACGAACTGGAGCCCTTCGACCTGGTTCAGGCCAAGGCCGACATCGCCTTCTTTTTCGGCCAGGGCACCTGGCCCGGGGCAACCTGCATCGAGCTGTTCAAGGAGCAGGTGGTGCCGGTGTGCGCCCCGGACCTGCTGGTCCGGCAGCACTTCGACAGTGCCGAATCACTCACCGAACACCGCCTGCTGCAGTGCACCTCGCGGCCCGAGGCCTGGCATGAGTGGTTTCTCGGCCAGGGCCTGCACAGCCAGAACAGCTACCACGGCCCACGCTTCGACACCTTCTACATGTGCATCCGCGCCGCCCAGGCCGGCTGCGGCATCGCCCTTGTCCCGCGTTATCTGGTGGCCGAGGAGCTGGCCGAAGGCAAATTGGCGATCCCCTGGAACCACCCGAAAACCAGCGAGGGCTCGCATTTTATCGCCCACGCCGAGCATGCCGCCGAGGTGCCCAAGGTCCGCGCCTTTGTCGAGTGGATCGTTGAGCGCGTGGGCAGTGGCGGGCAAGTTCCGGAATTGAAGGAATGA
- a CDS encoding aspartate aminotransferase family protein, with protein sequence MSHETISQSISVVHPITLSHGKNAEVWDTDGKRYIDFVGGIGVLNLGHCHPRIVAAIQTQATRLTHYAFNAAGHEPYIELMHRLAQFVPVSYPLSGMLTNSGAEAAENALKIARGATGKTAIIAFDGGFHGRTLATLNLNGKVAPYKQRVGVLPGPVYHLPFPSQDTGVSTEQALEAMQRLFSVEIDVNDVAAFIFEPVQGEAGFLAMEPAFAQALRSFCDQHGILLIIDEIQSGFGRTGQRFAFPRLGIEPDLLLLAKSIAGGMPLGAVVGRKALVDNLPKGGLGGTYSGNPIACAAALATLDEMSDANLATWGEQQEAALLRRFERWQANKLSPYLGRLTGTGAMRGIELVNANGSPATAQLAHLLAAARSAGLLLMPSGKARHIIRLLAPLTIEPEVLEEGLDILERCLGELA encoded by the coding sequence ATGAGTCACGAAACTATCAGCCAGTCTATTTCCGTAGTTCACCCTATTACACTGTCACACGGTAAAAACGCGGAAGTCTGGGACACCGACGGCAAACGTTATATTGATTTTGTCGGCGGTATTGGCGTGTTGAACCTGGGCCACTGCCACCCGCGAATTGTCGCCGCCATCCAGACGCAGGCCACGCGCCTGACCCACTACGCCTTCAACGCCGCCGGGCATGAGCCCTACATCGAGCTGATGCACCGGCTGGCGCAGTTCGTGCCAGTGTCTTACCCGCTCAGTGGCATGCTCACCAACAGCGGTGCGGAAGCTGCAGAAAACGCCCTGAAGATCGCTCGCGGTGCCACCGGCAAGACTGCGATCATCGCCTTTGACGGCGGCTTTCATGGCCGCACCCTGGCGACCCTCAACCTCAACGGCAAGGTCGCCCCCTACAAGCAGCGCGTCGGCGTGCTGCCGGGGCCGGTGTATCACCTGCCCTTCCCCAGCCAGGACACCGGGGTGAGCACCGAGCAGGCGCTCGAGGCCATGCAGCGCCTGTTCAGCGTCGAGATCGACGTCAATGACGTGGCCGCCTTCATCTTTGAACCGGTGCAGGGCGAGGCCGGCTTCCTGGCTATGGAACCTGCGTTCGCCCAGGCCTTGCGCAGCTTCTGCGACCAGCACGGGATCCTGCTCATCATCGATGAAATCCAGTCGGGTTTTGGCCGCACCGGCCAGCGCTTCGCCTTCCCGCGCCTGGGCATCGAGCCGGACCTGCTGTTGCTGGCCAAGAGTATTGCCGGCGGCATGCCGCTGGGCGCGGTGGTCGGGCGCAAGGCGCTGGTCGACAACCTGCCCAAAGGCGGCCTGGGCGGTACCTACTCCGGCAACCCAATAGCCTGCGCCGCCGCGCTGGCCACCCTGGATGAAATGAGCGATGCCAACCTGGCAACCTGGGGCGAGCAGCAGGAAGCGGCGCTGCTCAGGCGCTTCGAACGCTGGCAGGCCAACAAACTTTCACCTTACCTGGGCCGCCTGACCGGCACCGGCGCGATGCGTGGCATCGAGCTGGTCAACGCCAATGGCAGTCCGGCCACGGCGCAGCTGGCACACCTGCTGGCAGCGGCCAGAAGCGCCGGCCTGCTGCTGATGCCCAGCGGCAAGGCGCGGCACATCATCCGCTTGCTGGCACCGCTGACCATCGAGCCTGAGGTGCTGGAAGAAGGCCTTGATATCCTCGAACGCTGCCTTGGCGAGCTGGCTTAA
- a CDS encoding metalloregulator ArsR/SmtB family transcription factor, with protein MKTQQHQQIAELARTLGHAHRLNLLEQMAGGELAVEQLAQQCQLSVANASQHLQHLRRAGFVQTRRDGKRVLYRLSAGPITEVLAALGQLAAFNRAAIRELMSDSLSAPEQLEGISREELLERLQEHSVTLLDVRPAEEFAQGHLPGAINIPFSELQQRLGELPASQEVVAYCRGPWCVFSRDAVTALKAGGFKARHYLAGVEQWPGPLQG; from the coding sequence ATGAAAACCCAACAACACCAGCAGATTGCCGAGCTGGCGCGGACCCTTGGCCACGCCCATCGTCTGAATCTGCTCGAACAGATGGCGGGCGGTGAGCTGGCCGTCGAGCAACTGGCTCAGCAGTGCCAGCTGTCGGTGGCCAACGCCTCCCAGCACCTGCAGCACTTGCGTCGCGCCGGCTTCGTGCAGACCCGCCGTGATGGCAAGCGCGTGCTCTACCGGCTCAGCGCCGGGCCGATCACCGAGGTGCTGGCGGCGCTCGGGCAATTGGCCGCGTTCAACCGTGCGGCGATCCGCGAGCTGATGAGCGATAGCCTGAGTGCGCCTGAACAGCTGGAAGGGATCAGCAGGGAAGAGCTGCTTGAGCGTTTGCAGGAGCACAGCGTGACCCTGCTCGATGTGCGCCCGGCCGAGGAATTTGCCCAGGGGCACTTGCCGGGGGCGATCAATATTCCATTCAGCGAATTGCAGCAGCGCCTGGGTGAGCTGCCGGCCAGCCAGGAAGTGGTCGCCTATTGCCGTGGGCCCTGGTGCGTGTTTTCCCGCGATGCGGTGACGGCCCTGAAAGCCGGCGGCTTCAAGGCGCGTCATTACCTTGCAGGCGTTGAGCAGTGGCCCGGGCCGCTGCAGGGTTAA
- a CDS encoding DUF2938 domain-containing protein — translation MLEGLTLAILIGVTATAIADLWSLFQLRVLGMAGPNWGLVGRWIGHMPRGQFAHQSIAKAPALANERLIGWSAHYLIGVMFAALLLALCGLEWAQQPRFMPAFVLGLATVAAPYLIMQPGMGAGVFASKTPKPNVARARSLLAHGVFGVALYLAGLFWAGLL, via the coding sequence ATGCTTGAAGGATTGACCCTTGCGATACTGATTGGCGTAACGGCCACCGCCATTGCCGATCTCTGGTCGCTGTTCCAGTTGCGCGTGCTGGGCATGGCCGGGCCGAACTGGGGCTTGGTCGGCCGCTGGATTGGCCATATGCCGCGCGGGCAGTTCGCCCATCAGAGCATCGCCAAGGCGCCTGCGCTGGCCAACGAACGGCTGATCGGCTGGAGTGCGCATTACCTAATAGGGGTGATGTTCGCCGCTTTGCTGCTCGCCCTTTGCGGGCTGGAGTGGGCGCAACAGCCACGGTTTATGCCAGCATTTGTGCTTGGCCTGGCGACCGTGGCGGCGCCCTACCTGATCATGCAGCCCGGCATGGGTGCCGGTGTCTTTGCCTCGAAAACCCCCAAGCCGAATGTGGCGCGGGCACGCAGCCTGCTGGCCCATGGGGTGTTTGGCGTGGCCTTGTACCTGGCCGGGTTGTTCTGGGCCGGGCTGTTGTAG
- a CDS encoding LysR family transcriptional regulator: MKNQNALLANNEPLLRDLQLFCEVARRSSFIAAATEIGLSPAHVSKRIATLETLLGVKLFNRTTRRVNITSDGEAAFIWAQKILENVESMLESLSAAHSEPRGTLRISTSLRLGREHIAPILSLLRKRHPTLDIWLELLDRRVDLIGENFDIDIRVGEVQEKHLIAHRIAENKRVLAASPDYLARRGPVRVPAELAQHDCLLFRSRDDRFGVWRLVGPGGPETVKVTGPMAANHSDIVRQWAMDGHGIIMASYWDVAASLQEGSLVRVLPAYHQPADVWAVTAARSGSSAKVRSCVAFLREQLAQGPFALAVGG; the protein is encoded by the coding sequence ATGAAGAATCAGAATGCGCTATTAGCGAATAATGAACCACTGCTGCGCGACCTGCAGTTGTTCTGCGAAGTGGCGCGCCGCTCAAGCTTCATCGCCGCCGCCACCGAGATCGGCCTGTCGCCGGCGCATGTCAGCAAGCGCATTGCCACCCTCGAGACCTTGCTGGGGGTCAAGCTGTTCAACCGCACCACGCGGCGGGTGAATATCACCAGCGACGGCGAGGCGGCGTTCATCTGGGCGCAGAAGATTCTCGAGAACGTCGAGTCGATGCTTGAGTCGTTGTCCGCTGCCCACAGCGAGCCGCGCGGCACCCTGCGTATCAGCACCAGCCTGCGCCTGGGCCGCGAGCACATCGCGCCGATCTTGTCGCTGTTGCGCAAGCGTCACCCGACCCTGGATATCTGGCTGGAACTGCTCGACCGCCGGGTCGACCTGATTGGCGAGAACTTCGATATCGACATCCGCGTCGGCGAGGTGCAGGAAAAACACCTGATCGCTCACCGCATTGCCGAGAACAAGCGGGTGCTGGCGGCATCGCCGGATTACCTGGCGCGGCGCGGGCCGGTGCGGGTACCGGCGGAACTGGCCCAGCACGATTGCCTGCTGTTTCGCAGCCGCGACGACCGCTTTGGCGTGTGGCGACTGGTCGGCCCGGGCGGGCCGGAAACGGTCAAGGTCACCGGGCCCATGGCCGCCAACCACAGCGATATCGTCCGCCAATGGGCGATGGACGGGCACGGCATCATCATGGCTTCGTACTGGGACGTGGCCGCCAGCTTGCAGGAGGGGTCGCTGGTCAGGGTGTTGCCGGCCTATCACCAGCCGGCGGATGTCTGGGCGGTGACGGCGGCGCGTTCGGGTAGCTCGGCGAAGGTCCGCAGTTGCGTGGCGTTCTTGCGTGAGCAACTGGCGCAGGGGCCGTTTGCGCTGGCGGTGGGTGGCTGA
- a CDS encoding Gfo/Idh/MocA family oxidoreductase, with protein MNKLRIAVAGAGLIGRRHIELIQASAECELAALIDPAPAAAELAASHGVALYPSLEQLFAEQRPDGVILATPNHLHVEGALACVDHGVAALIEKPVAHTLEEGKRLLAIAEQTGARLLVGHHRAHSAILAKAREVIAEGLLGNLVAVMGSALFYKPDDYFDAAPWRRQLGGGPVLINMIHEIGNLRSLCGEIVAVQAQASSATRGFAVEDSVAISLRFANGALGTFMLCDTAACARSWEQTARENPDYPSYADEDCYVICGTQGTLSIPTMRLKYYEQSAERSWWKPFSTAVAPLQSADPLARQLAHFCQVVRGEQAPLVSVRDGLRNLQIVEAISSAARSGQIVDTDSL; from the coding sequence ATGAACAAACTTCGCATTGCCGTTGCCGGTGCCGGCCTGATTGGCCGCAGGCATATCGAACTGATCCAGGCCAGCGCCGAGTGCGAACTGGCCGCCCTGATCGACCCGGCCCCGGCCGCCGCCGAGCTGGCAGCCAGCCACGGCGTTGCCCTCTACCCTTCACTTGAGCAACTGTTTGCCGAGCAGCGCCCGGACGGGGTGATCCTCGCTACGCCCAATCACCTGCATGTCGAAGGCGCCCTGGCCTGCGTCGACCACGGCGTTGCCGCGCTGATCGAAAAACCCGTGGCCCACACCCTGGAGGAAGGCAAGCGCCTGCTGGCGATCGCCGAGCAAACGGGTGCGCGGCTGCTGGTCGGCCATCACCGTGCCCACAGCGCGATCCTCGCCAAGGCCCGCGAGGTAATCGCCGAAGGCTTGCTCGGCAACCTGGTGGCGGTGATGGGCAGCGCGCTGTTCTACAAGCCCGACGACTATTTCGACGCCGCGCCCTGGCGCCGGCAGCTCGGCGGCGGGCCGGTACTGATCAACATGATCCACGAGATCGGCAACCTGCGTTCGCTGTGCGGCGAGATCGTCGCCGTGCAGGCCCAGGCTTCCAGCGCCACCCGTGGCTTTGCCGTGGAAGACAGCGTCGCCATCAGCCTGCGCTTTGCCAACGGCGCCCTCGGCACCTTCATGCTCTGCGACACCGCCGCCTGCGCCCGCAGCTGGGAGCAGACCGCACGGGAGAACCCCGATTACCCCAGCTACGCCGACGAAGACTGCTACGTGATCTGCGGCACCCAGGGCACGCTGTCGATCCCGACCATGCGCCTGAAGTACTACGAGCAATCTGCCGAGCGCTCATGGTGGAAACCCTTCAGCACCGCCGTGGCGCCGCTGCAAAGCGCCGACCCGCTGGCCCGCCAGCTGGCGCACTTCTGCCAGGTGGTGCGTGGCGAACAAGCGCCGCTGGTGAGCGTGCGCGACGGCCTGCGCAACCTGCAGATCGTCGAAGCCATCAGCAGCGCCGCGCGCAGCGGGCAGATCGTCGACACCGACAGCCTCTGA
- a CDS encoding MFS transporter: MANHPQGLHAARQTKKATASGWVGSALEYYDFFIYAQAAALIFPQIFFPSSDPKLAIVASLATYGVGYLARPVGAFVLGHWGDTRGRKHVLLLCMLLMGLATFAVGLLPTYNQIGYWAPVLLVVLRLVQGFAVAGEIAGASSMILEHAPPGRRGFYASFTLQGVQAGQVLAAAIFLPLAYFMPEEAFNSWGWRIPFLLSAAVLLAAFIIRREVEEPAAFTQKVAKVVRQRSPIGEAFKHSWRGMLVVLGVSLMNVIPVVTTVFGAAYAVQPAYGVGFDKSVYLWIPVVGNIVAVLVIPFVGNLSDRIGRRPLIIGSAIGCGLMSFLYLYAISLHNLPLAFAASLLMWGMIYQGYNAIFPSFFPEQFQTHYRVSAMAVAQNIGYMITALLPALFTAVAPPGSDNVPLLIGAITCLVTALSAIAAWSAPETYRTPIDQLGKADAVSLDKPTYDALRANALTGNQP; the protein is encoded by the coding sequence ATGGCCAACCATCCCCAAGGGCTGCATGCAGCCCGGCAAACCAAGAAAGCCACGGCCAGCGGCTGGGTCGGCTCGGCGCTCGAGTACTACGACTTCTTCATTTATGCCCAGGCTGCGGCGCTGATTTTCCCGCAGATCTTCTTCCCTTCCAGCGACCCGAAACTGGCCATCGTCGCCTCCCTGGCCACCTACGGCGTCGGCTACCTGGCGCGCCCGGTCGGCGCCTTCGTGCTCGGCCACTGGGGCGATACCCGCGGGCGCAAGCATGTGTTGCTGCTGTGCATGCTGTTGATGGGCCTGGCCACCTTCGCCGTCGGCCTGCTGCCGACCTACAACCAGATCGGCTACTGGGCGCCAGTGCTATTGGTGGTGCTGCGCCTGGTCCAGGGCTTTGCCGTGGCCGGGGAAATCGCCGGTGCCAGCTCGATGATCCTCGAACATGCGCCGCCCGGTCGTCGTGGCTTTTACGCAAGCTTCACCCTGCAGGGCGTGCAGGCCGGCCAGGTGCTGGCGGCGGCAATCTTCCTGCCGCTGGCCTATTTCATGCCCGAAGAGGCCTTCAACAGCTGGGGCTGGCGCATCCCCTTCCTGCTCAGTGCCGCCGTGCTGCTGGCAGCATTCATCATCCGCCGCGAGGTCGAGGAGCCGGCGGCGTTCACCCAGAAAGTCGCCAAGGTGGTGCGCCAGCGCTCGCCCATCGGTGAAGCCTTCAAGCACAGCTGGCGCGGCATGCTGGTAGTACTCGGGGTGTCGCTGATGAACGTGATCCCGGTGGTGACCACCGTGTTCGGCGCCGCCTATGCGGTACAGCCGGCCTACGGCGTGGGTTTTGACAAGAGCGTGTACCTGTGGATCCCGGTGGTCGGCAACATCGTCGCAGTGCTGGTGATCCCCTTTGTCGGCAACCTCTCCGACCGCATCGGCCGCCGCCCGCTGATCATCGGCAGCGCCATCGGCTGCGGGTTGATGTCGTTCCTTTACCTCTACGCCATCAGCCTGCACAACCTGCCGCTGGCGTTTGCCGCCTCGCTGCTGATGTGGGGGATGATCTACCAGGGCTACAACGCCATCTTCCCAAGCTTCTTCCCCGAGCAGTTCCAGACCCATTACCGGGTCTCGGCCATGGCCGTGGCGCAGAACATCGGCTACATGATCACCGCCTTGCTGCCGGCGCTGTTCACCGCCGTGGCGCCGCCGGGCTCCGACAACGTGCCGCTGCTGATCGGCGCCATCACCTGCCTGGTCACCGCGCTGTCGGCCATCGCCGCCTGGAGCGCCCCGGAAACCTACCGCACGCCCATCGACCAACTCGGCAAGGCCGACGCGGTGAGCCTGGACAAACCCACCTACGACGCCCTGCGCGCCAACGCCCTGACTGGAAACCAGCCATGA
- the aroQ gene encoding type II 3-dehydroquinate dehydratase, with amino-acid sequence MNTLLVLNGPNLNMLGLRQPEVYGRETLADVENLCQQAARRLELKLEFQQTNHEGQLIDWIHQARGRVGAIVINPGAWTHTSVAIHDALIAAEVPVIEVHISNVHRREAFRHHSYVSLVAKAVLAGFGTHGYVLAIEHFARELKHANGGAQ; translated from the coding sequence ATGAATACCCTGCTCGTGCTCAACGGCCCCAACCTGAACATGCTCGGCCTGCGCCAACCCGAAGTCTACGGCCGCGAAACCCTGGCCGATGTCGAAAACCTCTGCCAGCAGGCCGCCCGGCGCCTGGAGCTGAAGCTTGAGTTCCAGCAGACCAACCACGAAGGCCAACTGATCGACTGGATTCACCAGGCCCGTGGCCGGGTCGGCGCAATCGTCATCAACCCCGGCGCCTGGACCCACACCTCGGTGGCAATTCACGACGCTTTGATTGCCGCCGAAGTGCCGGTGATCGAGGTGCACATCTCCAACGTCCACCGCCGCGAAGCCTTCCGCCACCACTCCTATGTATCGCTGGTGGCCAAGGCGGTGCTGGCCGGTTTCGGCACTCACGGCTACGTGCTGGCGATCGAACATTTTGCCCGCGAACTCAAGCACGCCAACGGAGGCGCCCAATGA